From Zavarzinella sp., one genomic window encodes:
- a CDS encoding protein phosphatase 2C domain-containing protein — protein sequence MPLTLNIGKSTNLGNYRENNEDSVEVKVFPDLSVAIVADGMGGQAAGEIASKRAVETIPRELRKSLTTATNAEATKAMIRRAIVQANEEIIAMGQLDRDMKNMGTTVVLCVWRKQNELFVAGVGDSRTYLIRGKSITQLTVDHSLAQALVEANTISPSEAKDHRYKNVLWKYLGSKEVGDGPDVTSVTVQPGDRFLLSTDGLHGVVSDESIFTCMASYPDPQACADGLVKLALESGSRDNVTCVVIDVQG from the coding sequence ATGCCACTTACCCTGAATATCGGCAAATCTACCAATCTGGGTAACTACCGAGAAAATAACGAAGATTCCGTTGAAGTAAAAGTCTTTCCAGACCTGAGCGTCGCGATTGTCGCTGATGGCATGGGTGGGCAGGCTGCTGGCGAAATCGCCAGTAAGCGTGCGGTGGAAACGATTCCTCGCGAACTCCGGAAATCACTTACTACTGCGACGAATGCAGAAGCCACCAAGGCAATGATTCGCCGAGCGATTGTGCAGGCGAACGAAGAAATTATCGCCATGGGTCAGCTCGATCGCGACATGAAAAACATGGGCACCACGGTGGTGCTGTGCGTCTGGCGGAAACAGAACGAACTCTTTGTGGCTGGCGTGGGTGACAGTCGCACCTACCTCATCCGTGGGAAATCGATTACCCAACTGACTGTCGACCACTCACTTGCACAGGCATTGGTAGAAGCAAATACCATTTCGCCAAGCGAAGCCAAGGACCATCGCTACAAGAACGTTCTCTGGAAGTACTTAGGTAGTAAAGAAGTGGGTGATGGCCCAGACGTAACATCGGTTACCGTTCAGCCAGGGGATCGGTTTTTGCTGTCTACTGACGGACTGCATGGCGTCGTCTCTGATGAGAGTATCTTCACTTGTATGGCAAGCTATCCTGACCCACAGGCGTGTGCCGATGGCTTGGTCAAACTGGCATTAGAATCTGGTTCCCGCGACAACGTTACATGTGTTGTTATTGACGTTCAGGGGTAA
- a CDS encoding serine hydrolase, whose protein sequence is MLFNFRDYFAVLITFISATISQAVDWDQLKQEIRKFRTDFQVPGCAVVVVDRQQTKFQFFDGKRDSTSSVDSQTLFPLASCSKGFTSALLASFVEQGKCDWNDPVVKHYPKFTLSDPITTKLVTIRDLLSHRTGVGSYDLLWYYENCAHDELFKRMSRLPMHSSDFRSRMQYQSTMYTLAGEIAGACDQTTWAESLQTHLLQPLGMKNTYTLPPTRENYSKRAVGHYLRNDKLETATDYPFSQPDAAGSIHSTIEDAAKWLRFHLNFGKHQQQQIVASKELKETHSPQITIPVNDDVTVLAPETNLMSYAMGWVTQDYRGHQLVSHAGVIDGFRIHWTFLPKDGLGFAIFANLHETRMNLALAYHLVDRLLDLPPRAWGKHFLEYEQKIADEQAIKQLRMKKFRRQDVRPTLELAAYCGSYHHPSLGVFTIEVAQQHLIMRRNSLKIPLQHHGGDIFQVQESQVRTLSHELLLFVVEKNKCQSFRIAGWQFDKKK, encoded by the coding sequence ATGCTTTTCAATTTTCGCGATTATTTTGCCGTACTCATCACTTTTATTAGTGCCACAATTTCCCAAGCTGTTGATTGGGATCAACTGAAACAAGAAATACGAAAATTTCGCACCGACTTTCAAGTACCTGGCTGTGCAGTGGTCGTGGTTGATCGTCAACAGACCAAATTCCAATTCTTCGATGGTAAGCGAGATTCAACCTCGTCTGTAGATTCACAGACGCTGTTCCCGCTGGCATCGTGCAGCAAAGGCTTCACTTCTGCTCTTCTTGCTTCATTCGTGGAACAAGGAAAATGCGATTGGAACGATCCTGTGGTGAAACACTACCCAAAGTTCACGCTATCTGATCCAATCACTACTAAATTGGTGACCATTCGCGATCTCTTATCCCACCGCACCGGTGTGGGTTCTTACGACTTGCTCTGGTATTACGAAAATTGTGCCCACGATGAATTGTTCAAACGAATGTCTCGCTTGCCAATGCACTCGAGCGATTTTCGCTCCAGAATGCAGTACCAGAGCACCATGTATACCCTGGCTGGTGAAATTGCAGGTGCATGCGACCAGACCACCTGGGCTGAATCGCTGCAAACTCATCTCCTGCAACCACTTGGGATGAAAAACACATACACGCTCCCACCTACACGAGAAAATTATTCTAAACGTGCTGTGGGGCACTATTTGCGGAACGACAAACTCGAAACAGCTACAGATTACCCATTTTCACAACCTGATGCTGCCGGTTCGATTCATTCTACCATTGAAGATGCTGCAAAATGGTTGCGGTTTCATCTGAACTTCGGGAAACACCAGCAGCAGCAAATCGTTGCCAGTAAAGAACTTAAAGAAACACATTCCCCGCAGATTACAATTCCTGTCAACGATGATGTTACTGTACTGGCCCCCGAAACCAACTTGATGAGCTACGCGATGGGGTGGGTCACACAGGATTACCGCGGGCACCAACTCGTTTCTCATGCCGGAGTCATTGATGGTTTTCGCATTCACTGGACCTTTCTCCCCAAAGATGGGCTGGGATTCGCCATTTTTGCTAATCTGCACGAAACTCGTATGAACCTTGCGTTAGCCTACCACCTCGTCGATCGCCTGCTCGACCTACCACCACGTGCGTGGGGAAAGCACTTTCTGGAATATGAGCAGAAAATTGCAGATGAACAAGCCATCAAACAACTTCGGATGAAAAAATTTCGCAGACAGGATGTACGTCCCACCCTTGAATTAGCAGCTTATTGTGGCAGTTACCATCATCCCTCCTTGGGTGTCTTTACCATCGAAGTTGCACAACAACATTTAATAATGAGAAGGAATTCATTAAAAATCCCACTGCAGCACCACGGTGGCGATATTTTTCAGGTTCAAGAATCACAAGTACGGACGCTTTCCCACGAATTGCTCCTTTTTGTGGTTGAAAAGAATAAGTGCCAGAGTTTCCGTATTGCGGGCTGGCAATTTGACAAGAAAAAATAA
- a CDS encoding glycine zipper domain-containing protein, with translation MNRQQSSSGSLRHIVRCIIGCTVLIAGTGCATMGQSNTARSALLGGTLGTGGGALIGSASGNAGKGALIGGVAGTLLGAMIGNEEDRREEATAALEQQRIQQEELRQLGITEVIQMTKDGISEDIISNQIRTTGSRFDLTASDIRLLRDNGVSDKVILEMQNNRGVRISAPAPGPTVIVHEPPPIIYAVPPRPRYYVRPCPPPPLIHGHIHIR, from the coding sequence TTGAACAGACAACAATCATCTTCGGGCAGTTTGCGACATATCGTGCGTTGTATTATCGGGTGCACGGTGTTGATTGCAGGCACGGGCTGTGCCACGATGGGGCAGTCCAATACGGCCCGCAGTGCCCTGTTAGGTGGGACGCTAGGCACAGGTGGGGGTGCATTAATTGGCTCAGCCAGTGGCAACGCTGGCAAAGGTGCCCTGATTGGTGGCGTTGCTGGCACGCTTTTGGGAGCAATGATTGGTAACGAAGAAGATCGACGGGAAGAAGCCACGGCAGCACTTGAACAGCAACGTATCCAACAGGAAGAATTACGGCAATTGGGTATCACCGAAGTAATTCAAATGACAAAGGACGGCATTTCAGAAGACATCATTTCGAATCAAATTCGGACCACAGGATCGCGTTTTGATTTAACGGCATCCGATATTCGTTTGCTCCGTGATAATGGTGTCAGTGATAAAGTAATTCTGGAAATGCAAAATAATCGCGGGGTACGAATTAGTGCACCTGCTCCAGGCCCCACAGTCATTGTCCACGAACCACCACCGATCATATACGCAGTCCCACCTCGACCGAGATATTACGTTCGTCCTTGCCCGCCCCCGCCACTTATCCACGGACACATCCACATTAGATAG
- a CDS encoding trypsin-like peptidase domain-containing protein, with protein MPYFVERYPADRDRSAPWSLVIGMLFLVGVAAFLIWYFALKPDRNQLLNPNAQPRQVVPASDPDAQEMQRITVFQKTYGSVVNVDTLRLQRLGRTGLAERAQGTGSGFMWDEAGRIVTNFHVIKDALAINNDNQVVIQDSATIRITLSDRTAWNARLVGIAPDSDLAVLQITVPESKIKPLPLGTSADLQVGQTVYAIGNPFGQSLTFTAGMISALDREIESSTDRPITGVIQTDASLNPGNSGGPLLDRDGRLIGVNTAITSPNGGSVGIGYAIPVDLVNTVVTELIRTGRQARPALGVVLLPDREMQQLRLERGVMIAQVYPNSAAAKAGLRGILQDQVSGKIELGDILIGADGVEFKEKQEFLDFMRRVNIGQEVTFDVIRAGEQIQVKVRLEGI; from the coding sequence ATGCCATACTTCGTCGAGCGTTATCCGGCAGATCGAGATCGTTCCGCACCCTGGTCGCTGGTGATCGGGATGTTATTCCTGGTAGGGGTGGCAGCCTTTCTGATTTGGTATTTCGCACTGAAACCCGATCGCAATCAGTTGCTGAATCCGAACGCCCAGCCACGTCAGGTGGTACCGGCCAGTGACCCGGATGCTCAGGAAATGCAGCGGATCACGGTATTCCAGAAAACTTATGGTAGCGTCGTCAACGTAGATACGCTGCGCTTGCAGCGATTAGGACGCACCGGACTTGCAGAACGTGCCCAGGGTACCGGTTCGGGCTTCATGTGGGATGAGGCAGGGCGGATTGTCACCAATTTTCATGTCATTAAAGACGCACTAGCAATCAACAATGATAACCAGGTGGTTATTCAGGATAGCGCCACCATTCGAATTACGCTGTCAGACCGCACCGCCTGGAATGCCAGATTGGTCGGAATCGCACCAGATTCCGATCTGGCTGTGTTGCAGATAACCGTGCCAGAATCAAAAATCAAACCACTGCCATTGGGCACTTCAGCAGACCTGCAGGTGGGGCAGACAGTTTACGCCATTGGGAATCCGTTTGGACAAAGCCTGACCTTTACTGCGGGGATGATCAGCGCCTTGGACCGGGAGATCGAATCATCTACTGACCGCCCGATTACCGGAGTAATACAAACCGATGCCTCGCTCAACCCGGGGAATAGTGGTGGCCCACTCCTAGACCGAGATGGCCGCCTGATTGGCGTGAATACCGCAATTACCAGCCCCAACGGTGGCAGTGTCGGCATTGGGTACGCAATTCCGGTAGACCTGGTGAACACAGTTGTCACGGAACTGATCCGCACCGGTAGACAAGCTCGCCCTGCACTGGGTGTGGTGTTGCTGCCAGATCGTGAAATGCAGCAACTCCGTTTGGAACGTGGGGTGATGATTGCCCAGGTTTATCCAAATAGTGCGGCAGCCAAAGCAGGCCTGCGAGGAATTCTTCAGGACCAAGTTTCAGGCAAAATAGAGCTGGGTGATATTCTCATCGGTGCGGATGGGGTCGAATTTAAGGAAAAGCAGGAATTTTTAGATTTCATGCGCCGAGTAAACATTGGCCAGGAAGTCACTTTCGATGTCATTCGTGCGGGAGAGCAAATCCAGGTCAAAGTTCGCCTCGAAGGGATTTGA
- the kbl gene encoding glycine C-acetyltransferase codes for MSTKAIDQYLSQELQTIRQEGLFKQERQISSPQGSEIEVGGKKVINFCANNYLGLANHPEIVAAAHTGLEQWGYGLSSVRFICGTQSIHKQLEASVASFFGKADSILYISCFDANGGLFEPLLGEQDAILSDELNHASIIDGIRLCKAKRFRYRHNDLQDLREKLQEAQSARFRMIFTDSVFSMDGDLARLPEICDLADEFDAIVAIDDCHGTGHLGSGGRGAAEELGVLDRIDIITSTLGKTAGGASGGFTAASQPIVDWLRNRSRPYLFSNSVPPSLVVASQKALELISNSSDLRNQLRSNTLRMRTGLESSGFIVKPGPTPILPVMLGDAALASAFSNKLLDHGVYVIGFSFPVVPKGQARIRLQVSAAHTTEQVDHTIAAFQQVGREMGIIS; via the coding sequence ATGAGTACAAAAGCAATCGATCAATATCTCTCTCAGGAACTCCAAACAATCCGTCAGGAAGGCCTTTTCAAACAGGAACGCCAGATTTCCTCCCCGCAGGGATCTGAAATTGAAGTCGGTGGGAAAAAAGTCATTAATTTCTGTGCGAACAATTATCTGGGGCTGGCCAACCATCCGGAAATTGTTGCTGCTGCCCATACAGGGCTGGAGCAGTGGGGCTACGGCCTGTCGTCCGTTCGCTTTATCTGCGGAACACAATCGATCCACAAGCAATTAGAGGCATCGGTAGCCAGTTTTTTCGGCAAAGCCGATTCGATTCTCTATATCTCCTGCTTCGATGCCAATGGCGGGCTCTTTGAACCGCTCCTGGGCGAACAGGATGCGATTTTAAGTGATGAATTGAACCATGCAAGCATCATCGATGGCATCCGGTTATGTAAAGCGAAACGATTTCGTTACCGGCACAATGACTTGCAGGATCTGCGAGAAAAGTTGCAGGAGGCCCAATCTGCCCGATTTCGGATGATTTTCACCGATTCTGTCTTTTCCATGGACGGCGACCTGGCACGCTTACCAGAAATTTGCGATCTGGCAGATGAATTTGATGCGATAGTGGCCATTGACGACTGCCACGGCACAGGGCACCTTGGCAGTGGGGGGCGTGGTGCTGCCGAAGAGCTTGGTGTACTGGACCGGATTGATATCATCACCAGCACACTAGGCAAAACCGCTGGTGGTGCCAGTGGGGGGTTCACCGCTGCCAGTCAACCAATCGTGGACTGGTTACGAAACCGGTCTCGTCCGTATTTGTTCAGCAACTCCGTCCCCCCATCGCTGGTTGTGGCATCCCAAAAAGCCCTAGAACTGATTTCCAATAGCTCGGATTTACGTAACCAATTGCGCAGTAACACTTTACGAATGAGAACTGGCCTGGAATCGAGCGGATTTATCGTCAAACCTGGCCCCACGCCGATTTTGCCAGTTATGCTGGGTGATGCGGCACTGGCGAGTGCATTCTCGAACAAATTGCTGGACCATGGCGTGTATGTCATTGGTTTCAGCTTTCCGGTGGTCCCTAAGGGACAGGCCCGGATTCGCTTGCAGGTTTCTGCAGCCCACACAACGGAGCAGGTGGATCATACCATTGCCGCATTCCAACAGGTGGGCAGGGAAATGGGAATCATTTCCTGA
- a CDS encoding UbiA-like polyprenyltransferase — translation MQTLKQLLSLIRFSHTIFALPFALMSASIAWYREGEFRWWDLAGILCCMVFARSAAMAFNRLVDRKIDADNPRTATRHLPAGTLQVGTVWLFFLLCAALFVLSTFIFSQRTSPNWWPFRLSGIVLVFICAYSVTKRFTYLAHFWLGVSLMLAPIAAWIAIRGLTDLLPPTLIGLAVCFWVAGFDMIYACQDAEFDRKAKLNSIPARFGVATSLRLAAASHLVMLVVLTCAWWVMPELKFIFLSGVIIIALLLIVEHRLVKPNDLTKVNQAFFQVNSIISAGLLAIVLIQLALPY, via the coding sequence ATGCAAACACTGAAACAGTTGCTTTCTCTGATCCGGTTCAGCCACACCATCTTTGCCCTGCCATTTGCATTGATGTCCGCATCCATTGCCTGGTATCGAGAAGGGGAATTTCGTTGGTGGGACCTGGCGGGCATCCTATGCTGCATGGTTTTTGCACGATCTGCTGCCATGGCGTTTAATCGTCTGGTAGACCGTAAAATCGATGCAGACAACCCACGCACAGCAACCCGGCATTTGCCAGCAGGCACTTTACAGGTAGGTACAGTCTGGCTGTTTTTTCTACTCTGTGCTGCCCTGTTCGTTCTCAGTACATTTATTTTCAGCCAGCGAACCTCACCGAATTGGTGGCCGTTTCGTTTATCTGGCATTGTGCTTGTCTTTATTTGTGCCTACTCCGTTACTAAACGCTTTACTTATCTCGCCCACTTCTGGCTGGGTGTATCGTTGATGTTGGCACCCATTGCCGCCTGGATTGCGATTCGCGGACTGACTGATCTGCTGCCACCCACGCTGATTGGCCTGGCTGTGTGCTTCTGGGTGGCAGGGTTCGATATGATCTACGCATGTCAGGATGCTGAGTTTGATCGTAAAGCAAAATTGAACAGTATCCCCGCCCGCTTTGGAGTTGCAACGAGTTTACGTCTGGCGGCGGCATCGCACCTGGTGATGCTGGTGGTTCTCACCTGTGCCTGGTGGGTAATGCCTGAGTTAAAATTCATTTTTCTCTCTGGCGTGATTATTATTGCATTACTGCTAATTGTTGAGCACCGATTGGTCAAACCGAATGATTTGACAAAAGTGAACCAGGCATTCTTCCAGGTCAATAGTATTATCAGTGCTGGGTTGCTTGCAATTGTTTTAATCCAGCTTGCACTGCCATATTAA
- a CDS encoding lysylphosphatidylglycerol synthase transmembrane domain-containing protein gives MVQLSEPVKAMRVKSSVIKSIVLYGIGFGLLALIVSNFWESRPAILTEEEQAQTLLSGGLGHATIQSNTSSPGLKDLLKQKYLPGPILLATALWVVAILITFLRWHLLVVAQGLVFSRYEAIRLSLVSYFFNTFLPGAVGGDVIKSIAVARGQSRRTVAVATVIIDRIVGLWALAWFVAISGGFFWITQNYYIVNSITLKIIVQFIIILVLSTTAIWWVMGRISQERAGKFSAILQKIPKVGGAFSEFWNAGMLYRRKQRSIVIALLMSIFGHFCWVGIFYLCVSAFPNLQVATFTEHILIVPIGMTAQALFPLPGGIGGGEAAYGGLYALLGKPAIGGIVGCLVMRLIAWVVGLLGYMVFLSMKPHIPKEMDDYLQQKVME, from the coding sequence ATGGTACAGTTGAGTGAACCAGTGAAGGCAATGCGAGTGAAGTCCTCAGTCATTAAAAGTATTGTTCTCTACGGCATCGGATTTGGGTTGCTGGCACTGATCGTCTCAAATTTTTGGGAATCTCGTCCGGCAATACTGACAGAAGAAGAACAAGCTCAGACACTTCTATCCGGTGGGCTTGGGCACGCGACGATTCAAAGTAACACAAGTTCCCCCGGATTGAAAGATCTGCTCAAACAGAAATACCTGCCCGGCCCGATCTTATTGGCTACCGCACTATGGGTAGTTGCTATCCTGATTACTTTTTTACGCTGGCACCTGCTGGTAGTGGCACAGGGACTGGTTTTCAGCAGGTACGAGGCTATTCGGCTTTCGCTGGTAAGCTACTTTTTCAATACTTTTCTCCCCGGTGCCGTGGGTGGGGATGTCATCAAATCGATCGCTGTAGCCCGTGGCCAGTCGAGACGCACCGTTGCTGTTGCTACAGTGATCATCGATCGAATTGTTGGATTGTGGGCACTGGCCTGGTTCGTGGCTATTTCGGGTGGTTTTTTCTGGATCACACAGAATTATTACATCGTGAACAGCATCACCCTGAAAATTATTGTCCAATTCATCATTATCCTGGTGCTTTCCACCACAGCGATCTGGTGGGTAATGGGTAGAATTTCTCAGGAACGGGCGGGCAAGTTTTCTGCAATTTTGCAAAAAATTCCCAAAGTAGGTGGTGCATTCAGTGAATTCTGGAATGCGGGTATGCTCTATCGTCGCAAACAGAGATCTATCGTGATTGCGTTGCTGATGAGCATCTTCGGCCATTTTTGCTGGGTGGGGATCTTCTATTTGTGCGTCTCTGCTTTTCCAAATCTGCAAGTGGCAACATTTACTGAACACATTCTGATTGTACCTATCGGCATGACAGCACAAGCGCTTTTTCCACTACCTGGTGGGATCGGTGGGGGCGAGGCTGCCTACGGAGGTCTTTATGCCTTGCTGGGCAAACCGGCCATTGGTGGAATTGTTGGCTGCTTAGTGATGCGTTTAATCGCCTGGGTGGTCGGCTTACTGGGTTATATGGTGTTTCTATCGATGAAGCCCCACATTCCGAAAGAAATGGACGATTATCTTCAGCAAAAAGTGATGGAATAA
- a CDS encoding metallophosphoesterase family protein: protein MKAIISDIHGNLEALQAVLADISKQGVDEGIYCLGDVIGYGPNPRECIDLIMDCKLVILGNHDQGALYDPDGFNPAAEKAIMWTRDQLEQPSESRAVREKRWEFLSERPRSVRENGTLYVHGSARNPLNEYVFPEDIYNHKKMEKIFILVEKYCFQGHTHVPGIFTANYEFLQPDDLGGVYELSDSKILCNVGSVGQPRDQDPRACYVLYDGKTIRYRRVDYDIDTTVKKIYNIPELDNFLGDRLRDGK, encoded by the coding sequence GTGAAGGCAATCATAAGCGATATCCACGGCAACCTGGAAGCCCTACAAGCGGTACTGGCGGACATTTCCAAACAAGGTGTTGATGAAGGGATTTATTGCCTTGGGGATGTGATTGGTTACGGACCTAATCCCAGAGAATGCATTGATCTGATCATGGATTGTAAACTGGTAATCCTGGGCAACCACGATCAAGGTGCACTTTACGATCCAGATGGGTTCAACCCAGCCGCCGAAAAGGCGATCATGTGGACGCGGGATCAATTAGAGCAACCATCAGAATCGCGTGCAGTACGCGAGAAACGTTGGGAGTTTTTATCCGAACGACCACGTTCTGTCCGTGAAAATGGTACACTTTATGTTCACGGTAGTGCCCGCAATCCCTTGAACGAATACGTTTTTCCGGAAGATATTTACAACCACAAGAAGATGGAGAAAATCTTTATTCTTGTGGAAAAATATTGTTTTCAGGGCCACACGCACGTACCTGGGATTTTTACGGCGAATTACGAATTTCTGCAGCCGGACGATCTTGGCGGCGTTTACGAACTGAGTGACAGCAAAATTCTCTGCAATGTGGGTTCTGTGGGCCAGCCACGCGATCAGGACCCCCGTGCCTGTTATGTGCTCTACGATGGAAAAACGATTCGCTACCGTCGAGTCGATTACGATATCGATACCACGGTGAAAAAGATTTACAACATCCCTGAATTAGATAACTTTCTAGGTGATCGACTGCGGGATGGGAAATAG
- the yidD gene encoding membrane protein insertion efficiency factor YidD, with protein MLFFVRTALSGIFIFCVRCYQKIIRPLLPPTCIYQPGCSEYMILAIKKYGPIYGTGKGLWRICRCHPFNEGGYDPP; from the coding sequence ATGTTATTCTTTGTGCGTACCGCGCTCAGTGGGATCTTTATATTCTGCGTACGGTGCTACCAGAAAATTATCCGACCTTTGCTACCACCGACATGTATTTACCAGCCGGGGTGCAGCGAGTACATGATTCTGGCAATCAAAAAATATGGTCCTATCTATGGAACAGGGAAGGGGTTATGGCGAATTTGTCGCTGTCACCCATTCAATGAAGGTGGTTACGATCCGCCGTAA